CCGTATCGAGGACCCAGAGCCTGTCCTTCGGATCGACGACCACGCTTTGGACCGAGACGAAGCAATCCTTCTGACTGCCCTTTTCGCAGGTGTTGATCTTCTGGTTAGGGTAGGGGACGGTCTTTCCCTTCTTCAACTCCATCACGGTGGCGGTTACCTTGTCTCCCCATTGAGGGAAATTGACGAATATTCGACCTTTCTGCGATACGGTGACACCCGTGGGCATGGGGCCGTGAAAGAAGGCGATCGCTTCGATATTTCCTATCGTCTTTTCTTTTGCGAGATCTTTCCCGGAGGCGGCATTACCGGGCAGAGCACTCAGGACCATAAAGAAAGCCAGCACCGAAACAGCGAGAAATCGATTCATCAACTGCCTCCTTTGTCCCGCCCGTAGAGGGAGGGAGGGAATGATTTTTTTCAATTATATCTTATGTATGAAAAGGATCAAGAGCAATTGGGGTAACACATAAAAAAATAGGGAGTTGTATACAGGATGAGGCAGGAGAAGTCTGTTCCTGGAATTTCACAGAATTTATTTTTTCATCGGCTAGCCTTCCGAGTTCTCCCTCTCCTCCCTTTTTGCCCCCCGGAGGATTCCGGCCACGGTCTCTCTTATGCGGACCATTTTGGCAGGCGGGAAGGGCTTGATATGGGCGAAGGTGGGATTGAGGGTGGGAGCGGAGCGGAACTCCTGGATAAAGAACTTCCCGGCCCCCCTGATCCTCTCTGCGGTCCGGTAGACGTCTTCCTCCCTGTGGAGGAAGGGGACCACGGTCATCCTGAACTCATAGTCCACGTGACCTTCCATAATGAAATCTATGCTTTCCTGGATGGGCGCGGCGTCCGTTTCGACACCGCACCACCGGGAATATTTATCCAGGGGGCCCTTCACGTCCATGGCAAGGTAATCCACGAAACCTTCAGCTACCAGTCTCCTGACTGCCGCCGGATTCGACCCGTTCGTGTCGAGCTTGATCTGCATGCCCATGTCCTTGAGCCGGCGGGCGAGAAGAAAAAGGTTTTTATGGATCGTGGGCTCGCCGCCCGTGATCACCACCTTATCGACCCAGTTCTTATATTTTTTCAAAGTAAGAAAAATGTGATCGAGAGGGATGTTTTCCAGCTTTTCGTGATTCACCACGAGTCCGCTGTTATGGCAATAAGGGCACCTGAAGTTGCATCCCCCCGTAAAAAGGACCGATGAAAGCTGCTTTTTCCAGTCGATAAAACTGGTCTCGATAAATCCTTTGATACAGGGAGCATCAACCATTGAATGCGCTCAACACCTCTTCGATCTGGGGGACGCTGCCGCGCCACTCGCCGAGTCCGTTCTCCATCTCGTCTTCCACCACGACGGTCGGCAGGGCCATGACACGGTAGAATGTGGCCTCCGCAAGGCCTTCCGCAGTTCCCGTATTATATGAAATCACGCCTATATTCTTTTCCTTGAGACTCTCCCCCAGCTTTTTCGCCATGGGACACATGGGACAATCATCTTTGTAAAAGATCTTCACTACACTCATATCCTGCAGTCCTCCCGTTTCGTAGAGTAGGCGCCCCTTGGGGCCATGAAGACTCATCATAAGCCGCGCCCACGGCCTCATATTCTTCTTCACTTAATATTTGGATCAATCAGTTATTCGTTTACTGCCGCTTCCGCGCTGGAGAAGAACTCGATGTTCCGGTGCCTGTCCTTAAGCTCTCCCAGCTTCCCCTTGTTCCAGCTCGATATTTTCGTAAAGTAGCCCGTGATCCTGGTGATTCCGTCCACGTCTTCCGAGCCGCAATAGGAGCAGGTATCCTGGAGCCCCCGACCCGTCCTGTGACACTTGTTGCAGGTGGTGAATTCCGGAGAAAAGGCGATCTGGTCGCTGGTGGTGAATTTGAAAGTCTTTATGACGAAGTCGGCAATGGCCTCCTTGGAGGGCTGAGACTCTCCGAGCCAGACGTGGGATATGGAGCCCGCTTCGATGAGGGGATGGAAGATGCCCTCGCTCGTTACCCTTTCGATCGGATTCATGGGCACCTTTACATTCACATGGGTAGAATTGGTGTAATAGACTTCGCCCGTGGCGATATCGCCTTTCACGACCCTGCCCGACATAGGGGAGAAATATCTGAGGTCGAGGCGGGCAAACCGGTAGCTCGTGCTTTCCGCGGGGGTCTGCTCGAGAAGGATCTTAAAGCCTTCCTGCCGTTTCATCTTTTCGCACAGGAGGTTCATATGGGCAATTACTTTGAGGCCGAATTTGAGGGCCTTCTTGGAATCGTGCAGCTCCTCGC
The DNA window shown above is from Syntrophorhabdaceae bacterium and carries:
- a CDS encoding anaerobic ribonucleoside-triphosphate reductase activating protein; this translates as MVDAPCIKGFIETSFIDWKKQLSSVLFTGGCNFRCPYCHNSGLVVNHEKLENIPLDHIFLTLKKYKNWVDKVVITGGEPTIHKNLFLLARRLKDMGMQIKLDTNGSNPAAVRRLVAEGFVDYLAMDVKGPLDKYSRWCGVETDAAPIQESIDFIMEGHVDYEFRMTVVPFLHREEDVYRTAERIRGAGKFFIQEFRSAPTLNPTFAHIKPFPPAKMVRIRETVAGILRGAKREERENSEG
- a CDS encoding thioredoxin family protein gives rise to the protein MSVVKIFYKDDCPMCPMAKKLGESLKEKNIGVISYNTGTAEGLAEATFYRVMALPTVVVEDEMENGLGEWRGSVPQIEEVLSAFNG